The proteins below come from a single Tenuifilum thalassicum genomic window:
- the tsaD gene encoding tRNA (adenosine(37)-N6)-threonylcarbamoyltransferase complex transferase subunit TsaD: protein MSITILGIESSCDDTSAAVIKDQWLLSNVISSQDVHKSYGGVVSELASRAHQANIIPVVETALSKAGVFISDIDAIAYTRGPGLLGSLLVGSSFAKGLALSLGIPIISVNHLQGHVLSHFVLEDSKSQLPKLPFICLLVSGGHTQIILVRSPLDMEVVGQTIDDAAGEAFDKCAKVIGLPYPGGPMIDKLAAEGDPKFIKFSKPKIPNLNFSFSGLKTSFLYTLRDKQEEDKDFINNHLADICASLQSTIIEILLSKLEKAVHTYKVYDVAIAGGVAANSGLRSALSELGKRKGWNIFLPKKQFTTDNAAMIAIAGYYNFKNGKVSPIDEPPLARMPF, encoded by the coding sequence ATGAGCATAACAATTTTAGGGATAGAATCATCGTGTGATGATACTTCGGCAGCAGTTATAAAAGATCAATGGCTTTTGTCGAATGTGATTAGTAGTCAGGATGTTCACAAAAGTTATGGCGGGGTTGTTTCTGAGTTAGCATCTCGGGCGCATCAGGCCAATATTATACCAGTTGTTGAAACTGCGTTAAGCAAAGCAGGTGTATTCATTTCTGATATTGATGCCATTGCTTATACCCGTGGACCAGGTTTGTTAGGTTCGCTTCTTGTAGGGTCATCGTTTGCCAAAGGATTAGCTCTCTCATTAGGAATCCCTATTATTTCAGTAAACCATTTGCAAGGGCATGTCCTTTCCCATTTTGTACTGGAAGACTCTAAAAGTCAGTTGCCTAAGTTGCCATTCATTTGCCTTTTAGTTTCAGGTGGTCATACGCAGATAATTTTGGTACGTAGTCCTCTGGATATGGAGGTGGTTGGTCAAACCATTGATGATGCGGCAGGGGAGGCCTTCGACAAGTGTGCTAAGGTAATAGGTTTACCATACCCTGGTGGTCCTATGATTGATAAGCTAGCTGCTGAAGGAGATCCTAAATTTATCAAATTTTCAAAACCTAAAATCCCTAACCTTAATTTTAGCTTTAGCGGGTTAAAAACTTCGTTTTTATATACCTTACGCGATAAGCAAGAGGAAGATAAAGATTTTATAAATAATCATTTAGCTGACATTTGCGCATCGCTACAAAGTACCATCATTGAAATACTGCTTTCAAAACTAGAAAAGGCTGTACATACCTACAAAGTATATGATGTGGCTATAGCAGGTGGAGTTGCCGCAAATTCGGGTCTTCGAAGCGCACTTTCTGAGTTAGGTAAAAGAAAAGGTTGGAATATTTTTCTTCCGAAAAAACAGTTCACAACCGATAATGCAGCTATGATAGCAATTGCTGGGTACTATAATTTTAAAAATGGGAAAGTATCACCTATTGATGAGCCACCCCTTGCTCGAATGCCTTTTTAG